In Mycolicibacterium mucogenicum DSM 44124, the following are encoded in one genomic region:
- a CDS encoding DUF4235 domain-containing protein, protein MSKISKSLYLPLSAAFSVVGGLVAGKVFSVLWERIDDSGEGPPDPKDLNRSGGQALLAAGVQGLVFGLVRAAVDRAGARSYRAVAHENPV, encoded by the coding sequence ATGAGCAAGATATCGAAGTCGCTGTATCTGCCGCTGTCGGCCGCGTTCAGCGTGGTGGGCGGCCTGGTGGCCGGCAAGGTCTTCAGTGTGTTGTGGGAGCGGATCGACGACTCGGGGGAGGGACCGCCGGACCCCAAAGACCTGAACCGCTCGGGCGGGCAAGCACTGCTCGCCGCGGGTGTGCAGGGCCTCGTCTTCGGTTTGGTCAGGGCTGCCGTAGACCGAGCCGGGGCGCGCAGCTACCGCGCTGTGGCGCACGAGAATCCGGTGTAG
- a CDS encoding SRPBCC family protein: MADNVLDSAMTVRRHSTATRQEVWNVIADGWTYSQWVVGNSRMRAVDADWPAAGRRIQHSIGVWPVLVNDVTEVQDCRPLEELVLLASAGVFGRARIFLRLSDTPTGGCLIEMAEVPVGRPMRWVPDQLALAAVIPRNRECTLRLAAIAERRTTTSDDDSARPVGESV; this comes from the coding sequence ATGGCTGACAACGTCCTTGACAGCGCCATGACCGTTCGGCGGCACAGCACTGCGACCCGGCAAGAGGTCTGGAACGTCATCGCCGACGGCTGGACATACTCCCAGTGGGTGGTGGGCAACAGCCGGATGCGTGCCGTCGACGCCGACTGGCCGGCCGCCGGCCGCCGCATTCAGCACTCGATCGGAGTGTGGCCGGTTCTCGTCAACGACGTCACCGAAGTGCAGGACTGCCGCCCGCTGGAAGAGCTGGTGCTGCTTGCCAGCGCTGGAGTGTTCGGCCGGGCGCGCATCTTCCTTCGGTTGTCCGATACGCCGACCGGCGGTTGCCTCATCGAGATGGCCGAGGTGCCGGTCGGTCGACCGATGCGTTGGGTGCCCGACCAGTTGGCCCTGGCGGCGGTCATTCCGCGCAACCGGGAATGCACCCTGCGGCTGGCCGCCATCGCCGAACGCCGAACCACAACCAGTGACGACGACTCGGCCCGACCAGTGGGGGAGTCCGTGTGA
- a CDS encoding CsbD family protein: MVMGEHEKADEARKGLIDSIKGKAKEIAGAVSGNDSLTAEGQLEQAQARARKEANAIEAVADAEADAATGLASQARHQAAGARDVVRSGTDAAEDAAQQQQVDQVQQVAQTARHRAAEEQVRASVEEQREERQAEIRETADAAAAGREARDALAEYRAAQRDADEEQAEARRLRERAETLGDRTNLP, from the coding sequence ATGGTCATGGGCGAACACGAGAAAGCTGATGAGGCACGTAAAGGCCTGATCGATTCGATCAAGGGTAAAGCAAAAGAGATCGCCGGCGCGGTGAGCGGCAACGATTCATTGACCGCCGAAGGGCAGCTGGAGCAGGCGCAGGCGCGGGCCCGCAAGGAGGCCAACGCCATCGAAGCGGTTGCAGACGCCGAAGCTGACGCCGCCACCGGCCTGGCGTCGCAGGCCCGCCATCAGGCGGCCGGCGCCCGGGACGTGGTGCGGTCCGGCACGGACGCCGCAGAAGACGCGGCACAACAGCAGCAGGTGGACCAGGTCCAGCAAGTCGCGCAAACAGCGCGGCACCGCGCTGCCGAGGAGCAGGTCCGCGCCAGCGTCGAGGAGCAGCGCGAGGAACGGCAAGCGGAAATCCGGGAAACGGCCGACGCCGCCGCAGCCGGCAGGGAGGCACGTGACGCGCTCGCCGAATATCGCGCCGCACAGAGAGATGCGGACGAAGAGCAAGCCGAGGCCCGTCGCCTTCGCGAACGCGCCGAGACCCTCGGCGATCGAACCAACTTGCCCTGA
- a CDS encoding ABC-F family ATP-binding cassette domain-containing protein, with protein sequence MAHLDLSRISYGLPDGRPLLNNVSLRAGEGERLALIGANGAGKSTLLKIALGEFEPEEGSIARSGGVGVMRQFIEGDSVRDLLLSVAPPQVVEAARRVDRAERSMCESATEASQMRYANALAAWGEAGGYEIEVFWDVCTDAALGIPYDQAASRPVETLSGGEQKRLVLEALLRGTDGLLILDEPDNFLDVPGKRWLEDRLRESEKSVLFVSHDRELLARSATAVVTLELGAAGSTAWTHPGSFETYHAARAARFERLDELRRRWDEEHAKLKALVQMYKQKAANNDGMASRYQAAQTRLRRFETAGPPHELPRVQRFQMRLGGGRTGRRAVVCEQLELVGLMFPFDAEAWYGDRIAVLGSNGSGKSHFLRLLAAGGSDPEPEHEPPVDLSIEPVEFEGRARLGARVRPGWFAQTQRRPDLAGRSLLEVLHHGDGHREGRDRESAARALARYGLAHAAEQVFDSLSGGQQARFQILLLELGGATLLLLDEPTDHLDLESAEALQQAIAAFEGTVIAVTHDRWFARDFDRFWIFREDGEVVESSVPVWDEGRVVRSR encoded by the coding sequence GTGGCTCATCTCGACCTGTCAAGGATCAGCTACGGCTTACCTGACGGCCGTCCGCTTCTCAACAATGTCTCATTGCGAGCCGGCGAAGGGGAACGTCTCGCACTGATCGGCGCCAATGGTGCGGGCAAGTCGACACTGCTGAAGATCGCGCTTGGGGAGTTCGAACCCGAGGAGGGCTCGATCGCCCGATCCGGAGGGGTCGGGGTGATGCGGCAGTTCATCGAAGGTGATTCTGTCCGCGACCTGCTGCTGAGCGTCGCCCCACCGCAGGTGGTCGAAGCTGCAAGGAGAGTCGACCGTGCCGAGCGCAGCATGTGTGAGTCGGCTACCGAAGCGTCGCAGATGAGGTACGCGAACGCGCTGGCGGCATGGGGAGAAGCCGGCGGCTACGAGATCGAAGTGTTCTGGGACGTCTGCACCGACGCCGCGCTCGGCATCCCGTACGACCAGGCGGCATCTCGTCCGGTGGAGACGCTGTCAGGTGGTGAGCAGAAGCGCCTGGTGCTCGAGGCCCTGCTGCGTGGTACCGACGGGCTTCTCATCCTCGACGAACCGGACAACTTCCTCGACGTACCCGGCAAGCGCTGGCTCGAAGACCGCCTGCGGGAGTCCGAGAAGAGCGTCCTGTTCGTGAGCCACGATCGTGAGCTGCTGGCACGCTCGGCGACGGCGGTCGTCACGCTGGAGCTCGGCGCTGCGGGAAGCACCGCATGGACGCATCCGGGTAGCTTCGAGACCTATCACGCGGCCCGTGCGGCCCGCTTCGAACGGCTCGACGAGTTGCGCCGCCGCTGGGACGAAGAGCATGCGAAGCTCAAGGCCCTGGTGCAGATGTACAAGCAGAAGGCAGCCAACAACGACGGAATGGCGTCTCGGTATCAGGCCGCCCAGACGCGTCTGCGGCGCTTCGAGACGGCGGGCCCTCCGCATGAACTCCCGCGTGTGCAGCGATTCCAGATGCGCCTGGGCGGCGGGCGAACCGGTCGGCGAGCGGTGGTGTGCGAGCAGCTGGAACTCGTCGGGCTCATGTTCCCGTTCGACGCCGAGGCCTGGTACGGCGACCGAATAGCCGTACTCGGGTCCAATGGGTCGGGCAAGTCGCACTTCCTGCGGCTGCTGGCAGCCGGCGGATCGGACCCGGAACCCGAACACGAGCCTCCCGTTGATCTTTCGATCGAGCCCGTGGAGTTCGAGGGCCGCGCGAGACTCGGCGCTCGCGTCCGGCCCGGATGGTTCGCGCAGACCCAGCGTCGACCCGATCTTGCCGGCCGGAGCCTTCTCGAGGTGTTGCACCATGGCGACGGCCATCGGGAGGGACGCGACCGTGAGTCCGCCGCCCGTGCCCTTGCACGCTATGGGCTCGCGCATGCCGCCGAGCAAGTTTTCGACTCACTGTCGGGCGGGCAGCAGGCGCGATTCCAGATCCTGCTGCTCGAGCTCGGCGGTGCGACGTTACTGCTGCTCGACGAGCCCACCGACCACCTCGATCTGGAATCAGCCGAGGCCTTGCAGCAGGCGATAGCAGCCTTCGAGGGCACCGTGATCGCCGTGACGCACGACCGCTGGTTCGCCCGCGACTTCGATCGGTTCTGGATCTTCCGAGAAGACGGCGAAGTCGTCGAATCATCGGTGCCGGTGTGGGACGAAGGGCGCGTCGTACGTTCCAGGTGA
- a CDS encoding response regulator transcription factor: MHYEQVTATEPAPGLRALVVDDEAALADVVASYLKRELFEVRVASDGPSALVAARELDPDVVILDIGLPGLDGIEVCRQLRVFSDAYVVMLTARDTEIDTIVGLSVGADDYVTKPFSPRELVARIRAMLRRPRRAPEQASTAGTPPRVFGDLHIDTDSRQTLLGGAPIMLTRTEFDVLAALSSRPRQVWTRHQLLEAVWGESWFGNDNVVDVHVGHLRRKLGDNSAEPRYVTTVRGVGYRMGEG; this comes from the coding sequence GTGCACTATGAGCAGGTGACCGCCACCGAACCCGCGCCAGGTCTGCGCGCGCTGGTCGTCGACGACGAGGCCGCGCTGGCCGACGTCGTGGCCAGCTACCTCAAGCGAGAACTCTTCGAGGTACGCGTCGCGAGCGACGGCCCGTCGGCCCTGGTCGCTGCCCGCGAGCTGGATCCTGACGTGGTCATCCTCGACATCGGCCTGCCCGGACTGGACGGCATCGAGGTATGCCGACAACTTCGCGTGTTCTCCGACGCGTATGTCGTGATGCTGACGGCCCGGGATACCGAGATCGACACCATCGTCGGGCTGTCGGTCGGCGCGGACGACTACGTCACCAAGCCGTTCAGTCCCCGCGAGTTGGTGGCCCGCATCCGCGCGATGCTGCGGCGGCCCCGGCGCGCACCCGAGCAGGCCTCGACGGCAGGGACGCCGCCGCGGGTGTTCGGCGATCTGCACATCGACACCGACAGCCGCCAGACCCTGCTGGGCGGCGCGCCGATCATGCTGACCCGCACCGAGTTCGACGTACTGGCCGCGCTGTCGTCCCGCCCGCGCCAGGTGTGGACGCGACATCAACTCCTGGAAGCCGTGTGGGGCGAATCGTGGTTCGGCAACGACAACGTCGTCGACGTCCATGTCGGCCATCTACGCCGGAAGCTCGGCGACAACTCGGCCGAGCCGCGCTACGTGACGACGGTCCGCGGCGTCGGGTACCGGATGGGAGAAGGCTGA
- a CDS encoding CaiB/BaiF CoA transferase family protein produces MEQAVSAPMCTRVLADFGARVIKVENPRGGDFARDYDDVVLGQAAHFVWANRGKQSITLNLKSDKGIAVLHQLLDRADAFVSNLAPGATARLGLSPEELCKRHPQVIPVEIDGYGPGGPLSRKRAYDLLVQAESGSCAATGFPGMPAKPGPPVADISSGLYSALSIMALLVGRARGVSVGAAPSVAVSLFDTMTDIMGYPLTYTQHSGVNQQPLGMASPAVAPYGAFATRDGQTVVLGTTNDREWQRLAREIIDRPDLADDPRFATNPDRCAHRDELHAAIGSWCAERDLEDIQRIADAAGIGNSRYNLPSEVVAHPHLKSRDRWRQVSTPNGPIEALLPPPVISGLELNMGAIPGLGEHTDVILGELGYRAEDIAGLRAAGAIGEVYGSGSDHA; encoded by the coding sequence ATGGAGCAGGCGGTGTCCGCGCCGATGTGCACGCGCGTGTTGGCCGACTTCGGTGCCCGCGTGATCAAAGTCGAGAATCCCCGGGGCGGCGACTTCGCCCGCGACTACGACGACGTGGTGCTCGGCCAGGCGGCGCATTTCGTCTGGGCCAACCGCGGCAAGCAGTCCATCACCCTGAATCTCAAGTCCGACAAGGGCATTGCGGTGCTGCACCAGTTGCTCGACCGTGCCGACGCGTTCGTCTCCAACCTGGCGCCGGGAGCCACCGCGCGGCTGGGTTTGTCGCCGGAGGAGCTCTGCAAACGGCACCCGCAGGTGATTCCCGTGGAGATCGATGGCTATGGGCCGGGCGGACCCCTTTCCCGGAAGCGCGCGTACGACCTGCTGGTACAGGCGGAATCCGGGTCGTGCGCGGCCACCGGCTTCCCCGGAATGCCGGCCAAGCCGGGCCCGCCCGTCGCCGACATCTCCAGCGGTCTGTACTCGGCGCTGTCCATCATGGCGCTGCTGGTGGGCCGGGCTCGCGGGGTATCGGTCGGCGCGGCGCCGTCGGTAGCCGTCAGCCTGTTCGACACGATGACCGACATCATGGGTTATCCATTGACGTACACCCAGCACTCCGGCGTGAACCAGCAGCCGCTCGGGATGGCATCACCGGCCGTCGCGCCGTACGGCGCCTTCGCCACCCGCGATGGCCAGACGGTGGTGCTGGGCACGACCAACGACCGGGAATGGCAGCGCCTGGCCAGGGAGATCATCGACCGGCCCGACCTCGCCGACGACCCACGATTCGCTACCAACCCGGATCGCTGCGCGCACCGCGACGAGCTCCATGCCGCCATCGGATCCTGGTGCGCAGAGCGCGATCTCGAGGACATTCAGCGGATCGCCGACGCCGCCGGTATCGGCAATTCGCGGTACAACCTGCCCAGTGAGGTGGTCGCGCATCCGCACCTCAAGTCCCGCGACCGGTGGCGCCAGGTCAGCACCCCGAACGGCCCCATCGAGGCACTGTTGCCGCCGCCGGTGATCAGCGGCCTCGAGCTGAACATGGGGGCAATCCCCGGACTGGGTGAGCACACAGATGTGATACTCGGCGAATTGGGTTACCGCGCTGAAGATATCGCCGGCCTGCGGGCCGCCGGTGCCATCGGCGAGGTCTACGGATCAGGGAGCGACCATGCGTGA
- a CDS encoding HAMP domain-containing sensor histidine kinase — protein MVQHHPRSKHGIRSRLLVTNAVVVIAAIATTTTVALIIGPPMFRQVMQDVLVPGRTGPHPYEHVFRQATAVSVGMSLAVAATTALALSWYLSRRMHRSTAELAAAATAVADGNYDIRVSPPHLGTEFDAIADAFNTMAEQLGSVETTRRQLLADLAHELRTPVSVIDAYLESIEDGIHPLDATTIGVLRDQTRRLARLSSDVRALSDAERDMALVDTQSVAPATLIGAAVDAFAAPYRAKGVALTSDIAPGLPDLWADPQRLDQVLANLLTNALRHTDAGGTVRVTATPAGGSVRIQVSDDGDGIAAEHLPRLFERFYRADSARDRAHGGSGIGLAIAKALVDAHHGRITATSAGVGTGATFTVELPSRATSLAG, from the coding sequence ATGGTCCAGCACCATCCGCGCAGCAAGCACGGCATTCGGAGTCGCCTGCTCGTCACCAACGCGGTCGTCGTCATCGCGGCCATCGCCACCACGACGACCGTCGCCCTCATCATCGGCCCGCCGATGTTCCGCCAGGTGATGCAGGACGTCCTCGTCCCCGGACGCACCGGTCCGCACCCCTACGAGCATGTTTTCCGGCAGGCGACCGCCGTCTCGGTGGGGATGTCGCTCGCGGTGGCCGCCACGACCGCGCTGGCACTGAGCTGGTACCTGAGTCGACGGATGCACCGGTCGACGGCCGAGCTCGCCGCCGCCGCAACCGCGGTGGCCGACGGGAACTACGACATCCGCGTCTCGCCACCCCACCTGGGCACCGAATTCGACGCCATCGCAGACGCTTTCAACACCATGGCCGAACAGCTCGGCTCCGTCGAGACCACCCGGCGTCAGTTGTTGGCCGACCTGGCACACGAGCTTCGCACACCCGTCTCCGTCATCGACGCGTATCTCGAATCGATCGAAGACGGCATCCATCCGCTCGACGCGACCACGATCGGCGTGCTGCGCGACCAGACCCGTCGGCTTGCCAGGCTCAGCTCCGACGTGCGGGCGCTGTCCGACGCCGAACGCGACATGGCGCTCGTCGACACCCAATCCGTCGCGCCCGCGACGCTGATCGGTGCGGCCGTCGACGCCTTCGCCGCGCCGTACCGCGCGAAAGGCGTTGCGCTGACATCGGATATCGCGCCGGGACTGCCTGACCTCTGGGCCGACCCGCAGCGCCTCGACCAGGTGCTGGCCAACCTGCTGACGAATGCACTGCGGCACACCGATGCCGGCGGCACGGTGCGGGTGACGGCGACGCCCGCCGGTGGTTCGGTGCGGATCCAGGTATCCGACGACGGCGACGGCATCGCCGCCGAACATCTGCCGCGGTTGTTCGAGCGGTTCTACCGCGCCGACTCGGCACGCGACCGCGCACACGGCGGTTCCGGCATCGGGCTGGCGATCGCAAAGGCCCTTGTCGATGCCCACCATGGCCGGATCACCGCGACCAGCGCCGGTGTGGGCACGGGTGCGACGTTCACCGTGGAATTGCCCAGCCGCGCAACGTCGCTCGCCGGCTGA